From Zhongshania aliphaticivorans, one genomic window encodes:
- a CDS encoding TonB-dependent receptor: MNSLGSKRLSYYLMTGLAAGMPSLGLAQNKLEMITVTAAPIRDSQQAAFDAKKFADNYVEIISADTIGRFPDQNLADSLGRLPGLAIERDQGQARYINLRGAPFRYTSIAFDGIDVPGAENGRIPRFDSIPSVITRTVEVNKAILPSMPGEAVAGFINIKTFSPFANEGWSFAADVGLGEQKLGGGDIEKYGLRTSWSNEKFGFVAFVSENSREQITDNREYDLERDATTGELIVNELDFRSYKVTREDSAYGGTLEYRGDDTVQRLFISTLYSEFIDKEQRNQFVFAFNTPATGVSGSNQDVSVQRLLEYGQYENSTESNTLGADFQLGEWLLETRVNGTDTEFKMNLPIPRSVGGSAVASYDLSDIEDPKLYLDRDLATINYASTIGIHYGQLLEINGLKIKADAERELSWLGKNMVLRTGVQRDTRDADGFVATPAIKSFPASVNIDDYNTGNPWDSNTTNTIGATYYNNIGLRGAWASTGGLGPVTPSEDGQIAINEEILAAYVMTTTELDWGNVVVGARIEQTDYRSKGSVNGDPISVSDDFINVLPSVHFNINLQEDLKLRVSATTGLNRPTYDEWRAAAKVDLINKEVTGGNPTLEAEEATGIDTSLEWYFAPASILSAGAFYRTVDNVIYADTSTIDGGVYLPSAAGESWTYKGSVNGDNGKMHGVELNFVGHASDLFNAAHGFGISANLTVLNSEFQALNGDRHDLPGTSDLLYNFSVFYEDYGLSTRINYQYRDEWISPIEDPNEKWGEQQRVDLSLSYELPFDFDGATMSVYANANNVSNETDVRYASNGTINQSESYGRRYLLGVRLHF; the protein is encoded by the coding sequence ATGAATTCCCTCGGCAGCAAACGCCTATCGTATTACCTCATGACAGGACTAGCGGCAGGCATGCCCAGCCTCGGTTTGGCGCAAAACAAACTTGAGATGATTACCGTCACCGCTGCGCCTATCCGCGACAGCCAGCAAGCGGCTTTTGACGCTAAGAAATTTGCCGACAATTATGTAGAGATTATCTCTGCCGATACCATCGGTCGCTTCCCCGACCAAAACCTCGCCGACTCCCTTGGCCGCCTACCCGGCTTGGCAATAGAGCGCGACCAAGGCCAAGCCCGCTACATTAATTTACGCGGCGCACCCTTTCGCTATACCAGCATCGCCTTTGACGGCATTGATGTGCCCGGTGCTGAAAATGGCCGCATTCCGCGCTTCGATAGCATCCCTTCAGTTATTACCCGCACCGTAGAGGTGAATAAAGCCATTCTGCCTAGTATGCCAGGAGAGGCGGTGGCGGGTTTTATTAATATTAAAACCTTTAGCCCCTTTGCGAATGAGGGCTGGTCTTTCGCCGCCGATGTCGGCTTGGGTGAACAAAAGCTCGGCGGCGGTGATATTGAGAAATACGGCTTGCGCACCTCGTGGTCGAATGAAAAATTTGGTTTTGTCGCCTTTGTCTCAGAGAACAGCCGCGAACAAATTACCGACAACCGCGAATACGATTTAGAACGCGATGCCACCACCGGTGAGCTGATTGTGAATGAGCTCGATTTTCGCAGTTATAAAGTGACCCGCGAAGATTCGGCCTACGGCGGCACCTTAGAATATCGCGGCGACGACACCGTGCAACGCCTGTTTATTTCCACGCTCTACAGCGAGTTCATCGACAAGGAGCAGCGCAATCAATTTGTATTTGCGTTTAACACCCCCGCAACCGGCGTCAGCGGCAGCAATCAAGACGTGAGCGTACAGCGCTTGCTGGAATACGGCCAATACGAAAACTCAACCGAGTCGAATACCCTTGGCGCAGATTTCCAATTGGGCGAATGGCTGCTTGAAACGCGGGTAAATGGCACCGACACCGAATTTAAAATGAACCTGCCGATTCCCCGCAGTGTTGGTGGTAGCGCGGTGGCAAGCTATGACTTGAGCGATATCGAAGATCCAAAACTCTATCTCGACCGCGACCTTGCCACAATTAACTACGCCAGCACCATTGGCATTCACTACGGCCAATTGCTCGAAATTAATGGCTTAAAAATAAAAGCCGACGCCGAGCGCGAACTGAGCTGGCTTGGTAAGAACATGGTGCTAAGAACTGGCGTGCAGCGCGATACCCGCGATGCCGATGGCTTTGTTGCTACCCCCGCTATTAAATCCTTCCCAGCCTCGGTAAACATCGACGATTACAATACCGGCAATCCCTGGGACAGTAATACCACTAACACTATTGGCGCCACCTATTACAATAATATCGGCCTGCGCGGCGCTTGGGCCAGCACCGGCGGGCTCGGCCCAGTCACCCCTAGCGAAGACGGCCAGATTGCCATTAATGAGGAAATACTCGCCGCCTATGTGATGACCACCACTGAACTCGACTGGGGTAATGTTGTGGTCGGCGCCCGCATTGAGCAAACCGACTACCGCAGTAAAGGCAGTGTTAATGGCGACCCCATCTCGGTCAGCGACGACTTCATTAATGTGCTACCCAGTGTTCACTTCAATATTAATTTGCAAGAAGACCTCAAGCTGCGCGTCTCGGCCACAACCGGCTTAAACCGCCCCACCTACGATGAATGGCGCGCCGCCGCTAAAGTGGATCTAATCAACAAAGAAGTCACCGGTGGCAACCCAACCCTCGAGGCCGAAGAAGCCACTGGCATCGACACCTCCTTAGAGTGGTATTTTGCACCGGCCAGCATCCTCTCTGCTGGCGCCTTTTATCGCACTGTCGACAACGTGATTTACGCCGACACGAGTACCATTGATGGCGGCGTTTACCTGCCTAGCGCGGCAGGCGAAAGCTGGACATACAAAGGTTCGGTAAATGGCGACAATGGCAAAATGCACGGTGTGGAATTGAACTTTGTCGGCCACGCCAGCGACCTGTTCAACGCCGCTCACGGCTTTGGTATTAGCGCCAACCTAACCGTGCTCAACAGCGAGTTCCAAGCCCTAAATGGCGACCGCCACGACCTGCCGGGCACCTCGGACCTCCTCTACAATTTCTCGGTATTTTACGAGGACTACGGGCTATCGACCCGAATCAACTACCAGTATCGTGACGAGTGGATTTCACCCATCGAAGACCCAAATGAAAAATGGGGCGAGCAACAGCGGGTAGATTTATCGCTGAGCTATGAACTGCCCTTCGACTTTGACGGCGCCACCATGTCGGTCTACGCCAACGCCAATAACGTAAGCAATGAAACCGATGTGCGCTACGCCAGCAACGGCACCATCAATCAGTCAGAAAGCTATGGCCGCCGTTATTTGCTCGGTGTGCGCCTGCATTTTTAA
- a CDS encoding tyrosine-protein phosphatase, whose translation MKIQSRGIALAISALLTFSTAPYLQAEIQTAPQTKIDDSSRLLALEGGSNFRDLGGYTTADNKTVRSGVLFRSGTMSSLTSADEKTLNKRHFKTVVDLRSQEELALYPNRWVSHNPSIRYINHSYSMTTMNLNSQKEAGKPIGIEGFYGNIAELYQPQMKMYFQELLNNNTPLVVNCSAGQDRTGFASALLLSALGVPRETIVQDYLLSTQYRRPAVERGDVDLEAAAKTNAFAKMMLHYNKKESKGPMPLITADGTPFINIAFAHIEQKYGSVENYLDQALAVDATEINKLKALYLQ comes from the coding sequence ATGAAAATCCAATCTCGCGGTATTGCTCTCGCCATTAGCGCACTACTCACATTCAGCACAGCGCCATATTTACAGGCCGAAATCCAAACGGCGCCACAAACTAAAATAGACGATTCCTCGCGCTTACTCGCCCTCGAAGGCGGTTCCAATTTTAGAGACCTCGGCGGCTATACCACCGCCGACAATAAAACCGTGCGCAGCGGCGTATTATTTCGCTCTGGCACCATGAGCAGCCTTACGTCCGCCGACGAAAAAACCTTAAACAAACGCCATTTTAAAACCGTGGTTGATCTGCGTTCGCAAGAAGAGCTAGCGCTTTACCCCAACCGCTGGGTGAGTCACAACCCGTCAATTCGCTATATTAACCATTCCTATAGCATGACCACCATGAACCTCAATTCGCAAAAGGAAGCAGGTAAGCCGATAGGCATTGAAGGCTTTTACGGCAATATTGCTGAGCTATACCAACCGCAAATGAAAATGTATTTCCAAGAATTGCTAAACAACAACACGCCATTGGTGGTGAATTGTTCGGCAGGACAAGACCGCACTGGCTTTGCCTCTGCCCTCTTGCTAAGCGCGCTGGGTGTGCCACGAGAGACGATTGTTCAGGACTATTTGCTGTCTACCCAATACCGCCGGCCAGCCGTAGAGCGGGGCGATGTCGATTTAGAAGCCGCCGCCAAAACCAATGCCTTCGCTAAAATGATGCTGCATTACAATAAAAAAGAAAGCAAAGGCCCGATGCCACTCATCACTGCCGACGGCACACCGTTTATCAACATCGCCTTTGCACATATTGAACAGAAATACGGCTCGGTGGAAAACTATCTAGACCAAGCGCTGGCCGTAGATGCCACCGAGATTAACAAGCTCAAAGCGCTGTATTTGCAGTAA
- a CDS encoding thiazole synthase, translating into MKQNQDNWTLYGQSFHSRLLIGSALYPSPAVMREAITASGSEIITVSLRRQSPSEAGGEGFWQQLKSLNKTLLPNTAGCHSVKEAVTLAQMSRELFETDWLKLEVVGDDYNLQPDPLGTVEAAEQLIKLGFKVFPYCTDDLVVCQRLRDAGCQVLMPWGSPIGTGRGLMNPYNLQTIRERIPELPLIVDAGIGKPSHAVQALELGYDGILLNTAIAQAGNPVLMARAFRDAVAAGRQATLAGAMPERQTASPSTPTLGMPFWHQQ; encoded by the coding sequence ATGAAGCAAAATCAAGATAACTGGACCCTCTACGGCCAAAGCTTCCACAGCCGCCTCTTAATTGGCAGCGCGCTGTATCCTTCGCCAGCAGTAATGCGCGAAGCGATTACTGCCTCGGGTTCGGAGATTATTACCGTGTCGCTGCGCAGGCAGTCGCCGAGCGAAGCCGGTGGCGAGGGTTTTTGGCAGCAGTTAAAAAGTTTGAATAAAACCTTATTGCCGAATACGGCAGGCTGCCACAGTGTGAAAGAAGCGGTGACCTTGGCGCAGATGTCGCGGGAGTTGTTTGAAACCGATTGGTTAAAATTGGAAGTGGTGGGCGATGATTATAATTTACAGCCCGACCCACTGGGCACGGTGGAGGCCGCCGAGCAGTTAATAAAACTCGGCTTTAAGGTGTTTCCCTATTGCACCGATGATTTGGTCGTTTGCCAACGGCTGCGTGATGCCGGTTGTCAGGTTTTGATGCCCTGGGGTTCGCCAATTGGCACTGGGCGGGGTTTGATGAATCCCTATAATTTACAAACCATTCGCGAGCGGATACCTGAGCTGCCGCTGATTGTCGACGCCGGTATTGGTAAACCCTCCCACGCGGTGCAGGCCTTGGAATTGGGCTACGACGGTATTCTGCTGAATACCGCCATTGCCCAGGCGGGGAATCCGGTATTGATGGCGCGGGCCTTTCGCGACGCCGTTGCGGCGGGCCGTCAAGCTACCTTGGCGGGGGCGATGCCGGAGCGACAAACCGCTTCGCCATCCACCCCAACCCTGGGTATGCCCTTCTGGCATCAGCAATAA
- the thiS gene encoding sulfur carrier protein ThiS, giving the protein MISISVNNKRCECDANLALAELLPLWGFECEKIAIAINGDFVPRSQYGDLRLNSGDQVDVLAPVQGG; this is encoded by the coding sequence ATGATTTCAATTAGTGTGAATAACAAACGCTGTGAATGCGATGCGAATTTAGCGCTAGCTGAGCTGCTTCCGCTATGGGGTTTTGAGTGCGAGAAAATTGCGATAGCGATAAATGGCGACTTTGTTCCGCGATCACAGTATGGGGATTTACGTTTAAACTCAGGTGATCAAGTGGACGTGTTGGCGCCAGTGCAAGGCGGCTGA
- the thiO gene encoding glycine oxidase ThiO, translating to MNIAVAGAGLLGRLLAWKLLQQGHRVSLFDRGSRAGELSAARVAASMLAPYSEVASAERQVFDWGLMALRWWPEQIALLEQQTGQSISYGMDGSVVVAHDLDKSSVRHFEQQLQAKVPDHRDRVERIDRARLRDLEPELAGRYSSGLFLADEGYLDNGALLAALETAITKLGGKWFEYSEVVSLAPKRIILSNETLAFDWVVDSRGLGAKAQLPGLRGVRGEVLWVHAPEVNLQRPVRLMHPRYKLYISPRPNNRYVIGATEIESEAMQPVTVRSTLELMSALYSVHSGFAEANLLHAFAHCRPAMPDNLPVLNCEAGLLTVNGLYRHGYLLSPQLAENALAMLAEQTETSVAV from the coding sequence ATGAATATCGCGGTAGCCGGTGCAGGCCTCCTCGGTCGCCTCCTCGCGTGGAAGCTCTTGCAACAAGGCCACCGCGTGAGTTTATTTGATCGTGGTAGTCGCGCTGGCGAGTTAAGTGCTGCGCGGGTGGCGGCGTCGATGTTGGCGCCTTATAGCGAAGTGGCCAGTGCCGAGCGTCAGGTGTTTGACTGGGGTTTGATGGCGCTGCGCTGGTGGCCGGAGCAGATTGCATTATTAGAACAGCAAACTGGGCAAAGCATTAGTTACGGCATGGATGGCAGTGTGGTGGTGGCTCACGATTTGGATAAATCCAGCGTGCGACATTTTGAGCAGCAGTTGCAGGCTAAAGTGCCCGATCATCGCGACAGAGTCGAGCGTATTGACCGAGCGCGCTTGCGGGATTTAGAGCCTGAATTGGCCGGACGTTATAGCTCGGGGCTGTTTCTTGCCGACGAAGGTTATCTTGATAACGGGGCCTTGTTGGCGGCATTGGAGACTGCGATTACTAAGCTGGGGGGCAAGTGGTTTGAGTATAGCGAGGTCGTCAGTCTTGCCCCCAAGCGTATTATTTTGAGCAATGAAACCTTGGCGTTTGATTGGGTGGTGGACAGCCGTGGTCTTGGTGCTAAAGCTCAGTTGCCAGGCTTGCGCGGTGTGCGCGGCGAAGTGTTGTGGGTACACGCGCCGGAAGTGAATTTACAGCGGCCGGTGCGGCTGATGCACCCGCGTTATAAATTGTATATTTCGCCGCGCCCAAACAATCGCTATGTGATTGGCGCGACGGAAATTGAAAGTGAAGCTATGCAGCCCGTTACCGTGCGCTCGACCCTAGAATTAATGTCTGCGCTTTACAGTGTGCACAGCGGTTTTGCCGAGGCGAACTTGCTTCACGCCTTTGCCCACTGCCGCCCGGCGATGCCCGATAATTTGCCAGTGCTGAACTGCGAGGCGGGCTTGTTAACGGTGAATGGCTTATACCGCCACGGCTACTTGCTTAGCCCCCAGTTAGCGGAGAATGCTTTGGCGATGCTGGCGGAACAAACCGAGACTAGCGTTGCGGTATAA
- the thiC gene encoding phosphomethylpyrimidine synthase ThiC: MSSDYPLLRDTAQVDAASVEPLPGSSKIYVQGSRADIQVPMREIKLTPTPVQARDGSTSLEPNPPVRVYDTSGAYTDPKAKIDIRKGLEPIRDQWILDRNDTELLAGDSSEYSRKRAADLSLQQLRFDLKRNPRRALPGKNVSQMHYARLGIITPEMEYIAIRENMALAAAKEAGELPGDLGFQHPGNAFGASIPKEVTPEFVRDEVARGRAIIPANINHPELEPMIIGRNFLVKVNGNIGNSALGSSIEEEVAKLTWGIRWGADTMMDLSTGKNIHETREWIVRNSPVPVGTVPIYQALEKVDGVAEDLTWEIFRDTLIEQAEQGVDYFTIHAGVLLRYVPLTAKRVTGIVSRGGSIMAKWCLSHHKENFLYTHFDDICEIMKAYDVSFSLGDGLRPGSVADANDEAQFGELRTLGELTKRAWKHDVQVMIEGPGHVPMQMIHENMTEQLKHCDEAPFYTLGPLTTDIAPGYDHITSGIGAAQIGWYGCAMLCYVTPKEHLGLPNKDDVKTGIITYKIAAHAADLAKGHPGSQLRDNALSKARFEFRWEDQFNLGLDPDTARSYHDETLPKESAKVAHFCSMCGPKFCSMKITQDVRDYAAKLEEDELEAEMQKKSAEFKELGSEIYQKV; encoded by the coding sequence ATGAGTTCTGATTATCCACTGCTTCGCGATACCGCCCAAGTAGACGCCGCTTCAGTTGAGCCATTACCGGGTTCTTCAAAAATATATGTGCAGGGTAGCCGCGCCGATATTCAGGTGCCGATGCGAGAAATTAAACTGACGCCAACCCCTGTGCAGGCCCGCGATGGCAGCACCAGCCTAGAGCCAAATCCACCTGTGCGGGTTTATGATACATCGGGCGCGTATACAGATCCCAAAGCTAAAATTGATATACGTAAAGGTTTGGAGCCGATTCGCGATCAATGGATTCTCGACCGCAATGACACCGAACTACTCGCTGGTGACAGCTCCGAATACAGCCGCAAACGGGCAGCCGATTTAAGCCTGCAACAGTTACGCTTTGATCTAAAACGCAATCCGCGTCGTGCATTACCGGGTAAAAATGTGAGTCAGATGCACTACGCGCGCTTAGGCATTATTACCCCAGAAATGGAATATATCGCCATCCGCGAAAACATGGCTTTAGCCGCCGCAAAAGAAGCGGGCGAGCTGCCAGGGGACTTGGGTTTTCAGCATCCCGGTAATGCTTTCGGTGCCAGTATTCCTAAAGAAGTCACCCCAGAATTTGTTCGCGATGAAGTTGCGCGAGGTCGTGCAATTATTCCCGCCAATATTAATCACCCCGAATTAGAGCCGATGATTATTGGTCGTAATTTTCTGGTGAAGGTGAATGGCAATATCGGTAACTCGGCGCTGGGTTCCTCTATTGAAGAGGAAGTGGCCAAGCTCACTTGGGGTATTCGCTGGGGCGCAGATACCATGATGGACTTGTCCACCGGCAAAAATATTCACGAAACCCGTGAGTGGATTGTGCGCAATTCGCCGGTGCCGGTGGGCACAGTGCCGATTTATCAGGCGCTGGAAAAAGTCGACGGCGTGGCCGAAGATTTGACCTGGGAAATTTTCCGCGACACCTTAATTGAACAAGCAGAGCAGGGCGTGGATTATTTTACAATTCACGCGGGGGTGTTGCTGCGCTATGTGCCGCTGACCGCCAAGCGCGTTACCGGCATTGTGTCCCGTGGTGGCTCGATCATGGCGAAGTGGTGTTTGTCCCACCACAAAGAGAATTTTCTCTACACCCATTTTGACGACATCTGCGAGATCATGAAGGCCTATGATGTGTCCTTCTCTTTGGGGGATGGCCTGCGTCCTGGCTCGGTGGCAGACGCCAATGACGAAGCGCAGTTTGGCGAGCTACGCACTTTAGGTGAATTAACTAAACGCGCGTGGAAACATGATGTGCAAGTGATGATCGAAGGTCCCGGTCACGTGCCCATGCAAATGATTCACGAGAATATGACCGAGCAGCTCAAGCACTGTGACGAAGCGCCTTTTTACACCTTGGGGCCGCTGACCACCGATATTGCCCCTGGCTATGATCACATCACTTCGGGCATTGGCGCCGCCCAAATCGGCTGGTATGGCTGTGCGATGCTGTGCTACGTCACCCCCAAAGAACACTTGGGTCTGCCCAATAAAGATGACGTAAAAACCGGCATCATTACCTACAAAATTGCTGCCCACGCCGCAGACTTGGCCAAAGGCCATCCCGGCTCCCAATTGCGCGATAATGCCCTGAGCAAAGCCCGCTTTGAATTCCGCTGGGAAGATCAATTCAACCTTGGCCTAGACCCCGATACCGCACGCTCGTACCACGACGAAACCCTGCCCAAAGAATCGGCTAAGGTCGCGCATTTTTGCTCCATGTGCGGCCCCAAATTCTGCTCCATGAAAATTACCCAAGACGTTCGCGACTACGCCGCCAAGCTAGAAGAGGATGAACTGGAAGCCGAGATGCAGAAAAAATCTGCAGAGTTTAAAGAGCTGGGCAGTGAGATATATCAGAAGGTTTGA
- a CDS encoding Ig-like domain-containing protein: MELSPENSSVSGNATVQYTATGVYTDNSTSNLTTQVTWASSNTNVATICNDEGSKGLAYAKLQFVATTTEITAFHANTNITGRTNLMVTAF; encoded by the coding sequence ATTGAATTAAGCCCCGAGAACAGTAGTGTCAGCGGTAATGCCACGGTGCAATATACAGCGACCGGAGTGTACACCGACAATTCGACTAGCAATTTGACTACGCAGGTGACGTGGGCATCCAGCAATACGAACGTCGCAACAATATGCAATGACGAAGGAAGCAAAGGTTTGGCCTACGCCAAACTTCAATTTGTCGCGACCACAACGGAGATTACCGCCTTCCATGCCAACACTAATATCACGGGCAGAACGAACTTGATGGTAACGGCTTTCTAG
- a CDS encoding phosphatidylglycerophosphatase A: protein MKIPVSLLKNPVHLLSVGFGSGLAPKAPGTFGTIAALPFWYVLQFLPPAYYVVVLILAFILGVYLCGATADALGVHDHGGIVWDEFVGLWIALFMVPMHLGWILLGFALFRLFDIWKPWPIRVLDAKVHGGFGIMIDDVLAGVYAYLTLQLLYVLS, encoded by the coding sequence ATGAAAATACCCGTCTCATTACTTAAAAACCCAGTGCATTTATTGTCCGTCGGTTTTGGTAGCGGACTGGCGCCTAAAGCGCCGGGCACCTTCGGTACAATCGCCGCCCTGCCGTTTTGGTATGTACTGCAATTTTTGCCACCGGCCTATTATGTGGTGGTCTTGATCTTAGCCTTTATACTTGGCGTATATCTCTGTGGCGCCACTGCCGACGCCTTAGGCGTACACGATCACGGCGGTATTGTATGGGACGAGTTTGTCGGCCTGTGGATTGCCCTGTTTATGGTGCCAATGCATCTCGGTTGGATCCTTTTAGGTTTTGCATTATTTCGCTTATTTGATATTTGGAAACCCTGGCCAATACGGGTGCTGGATGCCAAGGTGCACGGCGGCTTTGGCATTATGATCGACGATGTGCTGGCCGGTGTTTACGCTTATCTAACGCTGCAATTACTGTATGTGTTGAGTTAA
- the thiL gene encoding thiamine-phosphate kinase, which produces MPVSEFQLIQQYFKVGVAAAQACPNSPVRCGIGDDCAVLALPPEDELLVSVDTLVESVHFPANYPSDLLARRALAVCVSDLAACGATPLGFTLALTLPKVDEPWLAGFANALAAAAAEFGIALVGGDTTRGPLCLSLQVMGSAPAGTAILRSGARPGDLVFVSGQLGDARAALAYLDKPLAQLSAAETALLARYHSPEPRLALGQKLRGLASAAVDISDGLAADLGHILKASGVAAVLYTEYLALSAALTETNPERAIEFALSGGDDYELCFTLPAEHREAALALGAELNLRLTEVGYVDVGEGLACYAADGGVITPAAGYQHF; this is translated from the coding sequence ATGCCGGTATCTGAATTCCAATTAATCCAGCAGTATTTTAAGGTGGGCGTCGCTGCGGCGCAGGCCTGCCCCAATTCACCGGTACGTTGCGGTATTGGTGACGACTGTGCGGTTCTCGCATTGCCGCCAGAAGACGAGCTACTGGTGTCGGTCGACACCTTGGTGGAGTCAGTGCACTTTCCCGCCAATTACCCCTCAGACTTACTTGCCCGTCGCGCCTTAGCTGTGTGCGTTAGCGATTTGGCGGCCTGTGGTGCAACACCGCTTGGCTTTACCTTGGCTTTAACACTGCCCAAGGTGGACGAGCCGTGGCTGGCGGGCTTTGCCAATGCCTTGGCCGCCGCCGCCGCGGAATTCGGTATTGCACTGGTGGGCGGCGACACCACGCGTGGGCCGCTGTGTTTAAGTCTGCAAGTTATGGGCTCGGCGCCAGCGGGCACCGCCATTTTGCGCAGCGGAGCGCGTCCCGGTGACCTGGTGTTTGTCTCTGGCCAACTGGGCGATGCGAGAGCAGCACTGGCTTACCTAGATAAACCGCTGGCGCAGTTAAGTGCCGCAGAAACAGCTTTGCTGGCCCGCTATCACTCGCCAGAGCCACGCTTGGCCCTAGGTCAAAAGCTGCGAGGCCTCGCCAGCGCAGCCGTCGATATATCTGACGGTTTGGCCGCAGACCTTGGTCATATTCTCAAGGCCAGTGGCGTGGCGGCGGTACTGTATACCGAGTACTTAGCCTTGTCGGCGGCGCTCACTGAAACGAATCCCGAGCGCGCCATTGAGTTTGCCCTTAGCGGCGGCGACGATTACGAGCTGTGTTTTACCCTGCCCGCTGAACACCGCGAGGCAGCGCTGGCACTCGGTGCTGAATTAAATTTGCGCCTCACTGAAGTCGGTTATGTCGACGTTGGTGAAGGCCTTGCCTGCTACGCAGCCGACGGCGGTGTGATAACGCCTGCTGCTGGCTACCAACATTTTTGA
- the nusB gene encoding transcription antitermination factor NusB: MANRQQSPSHNQLAAGRRKARHYAMQALYQWHMAGQALSVIEAEFQADYDMSNVDKEFFHDLVHSIPAQLTDLHGLFEKHLDRKLSDLDPIELCLLRMGSYELLRRIDVPYKVAINETINLGKRFGATDGYRYLNGILDKVAMECRAVEVAAERGKSPKPASDAE; this comes from the coding sequence GTGGCTAATCGTCAGCAAAGTCCGTCCCATAATCAGCTTGCCGCAGGTCGTCGCAAGGCCCGTCACTACGCGATGCAGGCACTGTATCAATGGCATATGGCTGGCCAAGCGCTGAGCGTTATTGAAGCTGAGTTTCAAGCTGACTACGACATGAGCAATGTCGATAAAGAATTTTTCCACGATTTGGTGCACAGCATTCCCGCCCAGCTCACCGACTTGCACGGTCTGTTTGAAAAGCACCTAGACCGCAAGCTTAGCGATCTCGACCCCATTGAATTGTGCCTGTTACGCATGGGCAGCTATGAATTGCTGCGCCGTATCGATGTGCCGTATAAAGTGGCGATAAACGAAACCATCAACCTCGGTAAACGTTTTGGTGCCACTGACGGTTACCGCTATTTAAACGGTATTCTAGACAAAGTGGCAATGGAGTGTCGCGCGGTTGAAGTCGCGGCGGAACGCGGTAAATCTCCCAAGCCAGCAAGCGACGCCGAATAA
- the ribE gene encoding 6,7-dimethyl-8-ribityllumazine synthase, translating to MKTIEGTFTAVGGNYAIVVGRWNSFVVESLLEGALDSLRRHGVKEDNITIVRAPGAFEIPLVCQKVADSKNYDAIIALGAVIRGGTPHFEYVAGECVKGLAQVSMQYSVPVSFGVLTVDSIEQAIERAGTKAGNKGEEAAMSAIEMVSLLKQL from the coding sequence ATGAAAACGATTGAAGGTACTTTCACTGCGGTTGGTGGTAATTACGCGATTGTTGTGGGCCGCTGGAATAGCTTTGTGGTTGAGAGCTTGTTGGAAGGCGCCCTAGACTCACTGCGCCGCCACGGTGTTAAAGAAGACAATATCACTATCGTGCGCGCCCCCGGCGCCTTTGAAATTCCGCTGGTATGTCAGAAAGTGGCAGACAGTAAAAATTACGACGCCATTATCGCCCTTGGCGCGGTTATTCGCGGCGGCACCCCGCACTTTGAATATGTGGCTGGCGAGTGCGTGAAAGGCTTGGCGCAGGTTTCTATGCAGTACAGCGTGCCAGTGTCTTTTGGTGTTTTGACAGTAGACAGCATTGAGCAAGCTATTGAACGCGCTGGTACTAAAGCGGGCAATAAAGGCGAAGAAGCGGCCATGTCTGCCATTGAAATGGTGAGCTTGCTTAAGCAGCTTTAA